In the Salvia splendens isolate huo1 chromosome 16, SspV2, whole genome shotgun sequence genome, actactccgttaaattaaaaataaaaatctggCTCCAAACAGTGAATCAGCATCGCCTATTTATTCTTACCTTTTCCATTATTTTCCCTTTCAATTCATCttaatataaacacacactccCACACTTCACCCAAACCAAAAACACCAGAGGCTTCCTTCCACAGCAAGCATCAATGGCGCGCAGCATCCACTTCATCAATCTCCTCCTCTTGCTCTCCATCTTCACCATATGCAAATCAGtaagtctctctctctctctctactgaaACAAGTTCAGATCTATCGCCAATCGCTTCAATTTCCGGTCAATCGATCGATCTGATTAGAAACAATGCCGAATTCGATTGAATCCACAAAATGCAGGATGAACCAGATTGCGTTTACACGGTGTACGTCAGAACAGGATCGATCATCAAAGGCGGCACCGATTCGTCGATCAGCTTAACCCTGTACGACGCGGGCGGGTACGGGATCCGGATCCGAGATCTGGAGGCGTGGGGCGGGCTCATGGGCGCCGGATACAACTACTTCGAGAGAGGGAACCTCGACATCTTCAGCGGCAGGGGCCCGTGCCTGACCGGGCCGGTCTGCGCCATGAATCTCACCTCCGACGGGTCCGGGTCGGGTCACGGGTGGTACGTCAACTACGTCGAGGTCAGCACCACCGGAGTCCACCAGGCCTGCGCGCAGAGGAAGTTCACCGTGGAGCAGTGGCTAGCCACCGATACGGCGCCGTATGAGCTCACTGCGGTTAGGACTTTCTGCTCCGAGTCGTATGGGAAGAGAGGCGGCGGCGATTCGAGGCTTGTGGCGGTGATGTGATTTGATGTGAGAGAGGCCGGGTTTTATGTTCGGGTCGGGTTTCCCGGCCCAGGATTTGTGGGTTTTTGAAAAATGGATTGCATCCGAATTGTGAGTGTGGGTTTTAGTTTTTGTTGGAGGGAATAAATGAATGTGTGAAAGGACGGGAATGACCTTATTGTGTGTAAAGGGATTAATTTGTTGCGTGATTTCGCGAGGGGTGAAATGGTCCGTTGGACAAAGTTTATCCAAATGTTTTTTGTTCAAGATCTATGAAAACGAAATCTTGGTGATTGATTTCAAGTCTGATGTTATCAGTTCTACTTCCTCTTGTCCCTCGTTAATTATCCTTTTTAATTGTAATACTGAGTTTATAAAGAAATATAAGTTgaataaattaatgaaatacACCTTTTGTTCATCATTTAAAGAGCCAGTTATCacagattttaaaaatttatttgacttggaaagaaaaataaaaggacAAAGTGAGTGGAGTATGAGATctatttaaagtattagttttatattagattgtgagtgtaaaaagttggtgAGATGTGAGATCCACATAttaaaagtggaataaagtaaacgGTTTTATAAATCGTTGacaaactaaaatgacaaaagagttctttaaatggtggacggagggagtatgagttttcttttatatattaatttcataataaaatataagtgaaatGAGTCAGTGGAATGTCCAGcctatttatcatttattgtAAAAAGTGAAAGTAGGGAGTTCATGGGGATGGACAAAAATTTCAAAAGTGGAAAATTAATGGGgagcggagggagtattactttttggtacgagtttttaaaaaaatagagttTTATTGGTTAAATggatataataaaataagataaatgaaaaggtagaaataaaagtaagagagagtgtgCCAAAAAAATAAAGGACTAACTTAACTTTGGACGTTCCCAAAAGGATTATAAATCACTTaaaggggcggagggagtatcataaaAGACTTAATAACATGtgtttcatttctatttttcacAAATATAATACTTAATCCGTCTCTGAAaagaattgcttgtatatacAAAAACTCTATTAGTTGGGTAATCTGAAACAAAGCGAAATGATGTGTCATTATTGTATaaatagaattgcttgtatacaaatacaataaacTCTAAAATCTAATTTTAACCCAAGACGAGAAGAAATAAGTTTATCGcattgtgtttgcttatgcatttataagatgtttctcaaacatttaaatgtataagcaaacaaCTTTAATAATTCTGCATAGTTAATTGGCCGTGAACGACGTTTAGAAAAGGTGACGCCATCGGTTCTTTGCAGAGGTAAAACATAGTTGCCTAACCTTGAAGTGTTAGTCCGCCAATTTCCTTGCTTTAGGAAACTAACGATACTGATGTGGTATAACATTGAAAATATCTAATACATGAGATAAGTCTTTTATTTCCATGCACAGAAAGACAAgcgattgttatttcttaatcaatattgACATAATATTGAGTAtatgatattgattatgcattacttttATTTATCAAATAGTGCGGTTTTTTTGTAATCCAAGAATCTTGATAACTTGTGTAGTGACAAGCAATGTATACAAGTGGTAGTAttattattgcaatgaatcaCGTGCTGAGAGGATCCAGTTTGATCATATCCTCAAAAGGAGTTCGGAAAAGGCTTTATTATTCAAAAACCAGGTCGGTTGAAATTTATTCCACGCAGAATAAACAATGTTTTTGAAGTAGACAACTcttgaaaaaatatattaattaattaaagtccaATAATAGACTTAAATTTAGTAATGGATATTTTAtcttaaatatgaaaaatataaattaaagaggaACGTGGTTTGACGGGAACCAGTATTATTATACTACAGTCGCTGATAATAATATATTTGGATTTGAATTAAATTGGAACACaattttaattagtaaaagtccaacaagtTTGGCACAAGTCTAACCTTTGTGAATCCCTGATTAGGTCCAttataactctatataaagagGACTAAATAGAAGATTTGTGGCCTAATTAATACTCACtctgtctcacaagaatatgtactatttcttttttagtctgtcccacaagaatatgcactttcctaTTTTTGTGCCCCCTTTCTTAGGGCAAGACGAATATTCAGTTTTTCATAGAACTGAAGTTCTGTTTTCTTTCTAGTCAGGTGCTTTTAATTCTGACAAGTTTTGCTCACCCAAAGGTCATAACCTGAATTGGGGAACATATTAGAAGATTCATGGTCCAGTACTGCATCATGACGCTTAGATGTAGCAAGCAATCAACGACTATTCGGAAAATCAATTTGGTAATTCTAAATTGTGGTATTTTTAcgaattagggttttaattCTTTGAGCACAAATTTTGTGTTGCTGGCATGTAATTATGTGTTTAACATGAgaaacaattaatttcataattggTCAAGCAAATCAGttcgtctgatttatttgttatgcAAGTCTTCTGATGTACATGTTTCACCATAAATCCAATAACATCACTGTTTTTTTGTattcttatttatattatagagtcaactacataaatggtatcTGGAGACAATTGCAATTGCACTTTTGTTGCAGtactaataaattttatttttaccaaTAGTACCTAGACAATGGGGTAATCACATTTGGGTCCTTTTGCATATTTTTGAGATatttctactccctccgttccaaggaagatgactctTTACTTGAGCTGTACGAGAATTTatacaactttattttgtgagtaaagtggagagaataaagtaggagataaggaataaagtagagataaaagatggtttaatttttggtaatgagtcatcttagttgggataaactaaaaaggaaagtgagtcatcttcagtatcatttttcaattttttggctTCAAGGGCATATATGTCCATTATATTACTCTCACTCCTTTATTGCTCGGGTATCATTTATATAGTTTActcttttaatgaaaaattggtaaagtaagagaaatgagagaaaaagtaggaaaaaaaagtatgagatagaaggagaaaaagtagttgcggtatgaaaaaaaattctatttttgaaataagactatatatatgaatatctaaaataacaaaatgagacTATATTTCTAAAATGAACGGAGTATTATTGATTAAAATGGCCCTCGTGAAGTTTCGCCAAAAATCTACACTGCATGATTGTGACATTTGCGACCCAATTTCGATTTTAcccaaattatatatatactacgatactactaaaaaaaataaaggaatcCAAAGAAACATGAAAATCAAACATCTCATCTTCAATCACCTATTCCTCTACTCCCTCATCGTCCACACAAATGTAAGTTAAAACAACTCTCCCTCTTTTCCCTCTAGACTTATATATCAAATTCCATTATACAATTATCAAATTTGTTAACCATATATTGGAATTCTTGATTTGTGAAATCAGGCCAATGCTTCCGATTGCATTTACAACATCTACGTGCAAACCGGAAACATTCCGTACGCCGCTACCACTTCTAACATAACCATCTTCTTGAACGATGCAACGAAGGCCGAACTCCCTGTGGTCAACCTTCGAAATTGGGGTTTAATGGGGTCCACGTACCATTACTTTAGGCCGGGGGAAGTCGACCTATTCTCCATGAAAGGCCCGTGTCTACGTGCTTCGGTATGCGGCCTAACAATTGTGCTAGACGGGTACGATAGTTGGTATTGCGAGGGTATCGAAATAACTGTCGTAGGGTTTGGAAAATCGTGCTCTCAGAAGCATTTCGTTGTCAAGAAATGGCTCGACGTCAACGCCGGGACGGCGGTGATTATTCAAGACGATTGCTTCATTGATAATGTACCAAGAAGTATTAGTTTGATGAATggatattaattttattgatttttttttttgtaagtattAGTGTAATTTAGATAATGAATGAGGGCATAGATGTCCAGTGAAATAAATAACGTGGGGGGAGTTGGAATGAGAATTTGTATTCTTTTGACTTTGAAATCAAATAATGTTGTGGATTAAATCCAATTGGATGTTAATTCCTTGCCACGTGGATAGATGTACTTATGTTGATCTATGATGAGATAATTAGGTGTACCGCTACGATGAAGAGTTACAAATATTGTGGATTTTATGTTAGAActtaaattttgatatttcatCCTCCTTGAACATTTATTTTTCAACACGAAATTCACGAAATTTACTATAGTACTGTTTTATAAGTTaatgaatagagaataaagtaagtgggATGAAAAAGTAGACATactattatttctattttagaaatattttatttttaataggataatctaaaaaaatatttattttttatagaatAGAGATAGTATATATTCTCCATCATATTCTTGTAAAAAACTATTGGTATTAAAAATGACCTAAATCTGAAGTTGTCGAATGAAAATCAGATGACAGCTCGAGCGGTTATGCAACAAAATAAAACGTGAGAAATCACTTcgacacaaaaaaataaataaataatcaaatcaaTAACAACACTTTTTAGTGAAAGggcaaaaaaatgtttttttactagataataggattatttatagtTTGATATGTGGACTACCTTTAATGAAAATCCATATTATCTATATAGAGTGCAACGTTACAGGTTCACtttcaatttcaatattttttcaaCTTTTGGTAAATATAATTATAGGAGGAAAACctaaatatatatactccaaTAATTGACACATAATAAGAATATCCAAAGAAACATGAAAATCATATATCTCATCTTCAGTTTCCTTATCATATTCTCCTTCATTATCAACACAAATGTAAGTATCAACCTACTTCTCTTAATCACTGCTTTTATATGTACACTAATATTTTGTTTGAGCATGTCACATTTTTATATGTAAACAATAATATTTTGTTCTTACTTAGTCATAActagtacatttttttaattgactCCATGTAGGCCAATTCCTCAGATTGCATTTACACAATCTATGTGCAAACCGGCAATATTCCGTTGGGCGGTACTAGATCGAATGTAAGCTTGTTCATCGGAGACAGCTACAACGACGAACTCCCTATCAACAACCTCAAAAATTGGGGTCTAATGGGCTCTGGCGGCAACTACTTTCGGGTAGGAGAAACGGACCTATTCGCGGGGAAAGGCCCGTGTTTACGTGGGCCCATATGTACACTAATAATCGTGCTAAGTGGTTACGATAATTGGTATTGCGATTTTATTGAATTAACAACCGTAGCTCTTGGAAAATCGTGTTCTCAAAAGCATTTCGAGGTGAAGCAATGGCTCGATGTCAATAGGGGATCAGCCCTCATTCTTCAAGATGAGTGTGTAAGTGAAGATGATAGAGCCCCTTTAAGCAGTTTGAGGAGTGGATTTTAATCATGATTAGGGTTTTGTAATTTACATATAGTATATGGTTTATTTTGTGATTCTCATTATATATGTTGATTAACATGCTTGGAAAAAATAATGTTGATATGTATAAGTTATTGGAAGTCTTTTGGCTTTCAATCAATCAATAAAGAGGTGGCATATTTCAATTCACATATCCCATAATTTGTTGTTCATTGATGTCAACGTTGTAGTGACCCTCTTTCTAACAAGTTCTTATATGATTTTCATTATTCTTCAATTTAGGTTTTCTGCACACTTCGAGAAAATTCTAATACTAGAACCTATAGTCCACTTAAAATAATGGATGAAGAGCCATATTCTAACCAATACATGAAATTACACATATGAATTGTTATTATTTAAGGAAtctaatcaaatacaaacttcAAATATTGTACAGACTTCAAACtatgattaaaattaaacatCAACTTAGTGTCAACAATTGATATTGTATTACCAATATATtaacattgtgttgatattttttgttgttactattttgtcatctgttaacattttctaacggtccagatcatagttcgaagtttatacaatatatagagtttgcattttatcacttaTCTAGTTCTATACATTTTTATTCGCATCTTTACGTATGTATTcacaaaaattaaatactatgCAATGAatgaaacaaaatcaaaactaaAACACATTATTTGAAGGGTAAATTGCTTCAAAAGTCGTCAACTTTTCAAATAGTTTGGTATTTTCcgtaaactttaaaagttgcatgaaaagtcatgaactttactaATTGTTGCAAATTTCCCGTACGACCCAACCCGGTACATTTCCGGCAAAGACTAATCCTACGTGGCTCGCCGGAGGCGTGACATGGAAAAATCTCCGGCAGAAcaataaaacgacgtcgttttttagtttcaattaaattaaaatatatatcaatttagggtttatgtCTCTTCTCTCTGTGACAAAAATCTCAATTCCCGTCGAgatttcaactctttcttctccATTGCGACATGTAACTGGTCACGATTCGTCAATCTACAATCCCATCGTGTTTCCTCCATAGGTAGGGTAGCGATTCCTCCACCTCACAATTCCCGGATGGCCGGAATACCCGACACGGGAAATCGGCACCCAAATGTAatgttcatgacttttcatgcaacttttaaagtttacgAGAAATACCAAACTATTTGCAAAGTTGACGACTTTTGAAACAATTTACTCTTATTTGAAATATATTTACAATATGCTCACTATAATTCAATACAAAATGTTTGGAAATTGTAtaagttttgtatatatatctTTGATCTCTTAAACTATAATCCATATGAGATCATATATTCGATTATTGGGTGATTAATGTTGGACATCATACTCCCTAATTTATATTCACATTACACTAAATTATCAAAACTCAATTAGCCATTAAAAGTCCTTAATTGCTAAAAAAATTATCGACGACAACGCTAAAAATGTGAGACAAAACAATTCGAattgttaaaactcttaaatcttgtccaCGTTGACTTGGTGATGATTATAGCTCCTGGATAACCCTTctttataaggccttttaaggggtgaatgatccatttctaatatggtatcagagcgggcccaagtcgatgatggattttatctctttatctcttctcttgtctacccacgtgatggaagtccgatgtgccTTCCGGCTCACACGTAAGAGGccgtgttaaaactcttaaatcttgtctcATATCGACTTGATAATAATTCTAACTCCtttatataagtatggataatCCTCCTTCTTATAAGatcttttaaggggtgagtcaCTTCTAATACGAATTACAAAACTTTATTACATGTAAATCACCAACGCAGAAACAGTTAACATTTCCTAGAAATGGACTATGTTTATTTCTGTATGTAGATTGTTTGGACGCAATCATTGATCTGAAATATGGCGTCGGCAGAAATAATATATATCTAGTTTAATATGTGGCCTAAATTGAACTAAAGTCTATATCCTTATCCTTACTATTGAAGTTATAGAGTGACAAGTATATTGCCCAATTTTAATAACTCCAATGATAAATatatgatttcttttttttttgaccTTTTGTTAGGTAGGGAGCAAACCAAGTTATATATACTTGTCCAGTAATTTAGTGAAACAAGAATCCGCAGAAAAATGGAGATCAAACATCTTAGCCTCAAACTCCTTATCCTTTTCT is a window encoding:
- the LOC121769921 gene encoding PLAT domain-containing protein 3-like produces the protein MARSIHFINLLLLLSIFTICKSDEPDCVYTVYVRTGSIIKGGTDSSISLTLYDAGGYGIRIRDLEAWGGLMGAGYNYFERGNLDIFSGRGPCLTGPVCAMNLTSDGSGSGHGWYVNYVEVSTTGVHQACAQRKFTVEQWLATDTAPYELTAVRTFCSESYGKRGGGDSRLVAVM
- the LOC121771196 gene encoding PLAT domain-containing protein 3-like produces the protein MKIIYLIFSFLIIFSFIINTNANSSDCIYTIYVQTGNIPLGGTRSNVSLFIGDSYNDELPINNLKNWGLMGSGGNYFRVGETDLFAGKGPCLRGPICTLIIVLSGYDNWYCDFIELTTVALGKSCSQKHFEVKQWLDVNRGSALILQDECVSEDDRAPLSSLRSGF
- the LOC121771191 gene encoding PLAT domain-containing protein 3-like, producing the protein MKIKHLIFNHLFLYSLIVHTNANASDCIYNIYVQTGNIPYAATTSNITIFLNDATKAELPVVNLRNWGLMGSTYHYFRPGEVDLFSMKGPCLRASVCGLTIVLDGYDSWYCEGIEITVVGFGKSCSQKHFVVKKWLDVNAGTAVIIQDDCFIDNVPRSISLMNGY